From the genome of Blautia pseudococcoides, one region includes:
- a CDS encoding helix-turn-helix domain-containing protein, whose translation MFVSIVGFTVHNHVQRRRLTEGVRLLIFTDKSIMVIELSSGYETQQSFTIGFKAMFKYSPQAFRKKYEFYPFQLKFCVDGNQQLRGDMILDIKIIGHDKILLVVFTFNTRFGFSGMGKCWRKLHSYICVICFQSTLFFSRKIVC comes from the coding sequence ATGTTCGTAAGTATTGTTGGGTTTACGGTTCATAATCATGTACAGCGGCGAAGATTAACTGAAGGGGTCAGATTGCTTATCTTCACGGACAAGTCTATTATGGTTATAGAGTTATCTTCCGGATATGAAACACAACAGTCGTTTACGATAGGTTTTAAGGCGATGTTTAAATATAGCCCGCAAGCATTTAGAAAAAAATATGAATTTTATCCATTCCAATTAAAGTTTTGTGTTGATGGAAATCAACAGTTGAGAGGAGATATGATTTTGGATATTAAGATTATTGGACATGACAAAATATTGTTGGTAGTTTTTACTTTTAATACTCGCTTTGGTTTTTCTGGCATGGGCAAATGTTGGAGAAAGTTACATTCATACATTTGCGTTATTTGTTTTCAGAGCACATTATTCTTTTCAAGAAAGATTGTATGCTAA
- a CDS encoding ABC transporter ATP-binding protein, producing MEPILNIENLTKTYGIVPNQTKALDGITFQVMPGEFLGIMGSSGSGKSTLLNCIATVIKPTGGSIVMDGKNLQSMNGKALAEYRGKTVGYLFQNFELLDNLTGRENILLPTSLHNVTEKESHLRLKQLAEYLEITDVLEKFPMQMSGGQCQRVAAARAMILHPKLILADEPTGALDSKNAKNIMEKLSGLNLDEQATILMVTHDTNAASFCKRILFIQDGVIFHELRRGDESQQDFYQRILKVMAQLGGGSCNVL from the coding sequence ATGGAACCGATTTTGAATATTGAAAACCTAACAAAAACATATGGTATTGTGCCCAACCAAACCAAGGCGCTGGATGGCATCACCTTTCAGGTGATGCCCGGAGAATTTCTGGGGATCATGGGAAGCAGTGGCTCCGGAAAGTCCACGCTGCTTAACTGCATTGCAACGGTGATTAAACCCACCGGCGGCAGTATCGTGATGGATGGGAAGAATCTGCAGTCCATGAACGGCAAGGCACTGGCGGAATACCGGGGGAAAACCGTGGGTTACCTGTTTCAGAACTTTGAACTGCTGGACAATCTCACCGGCCGGGAAAATATTTTGCTGCCTACTTCGCTCCACAATGTAACAGAAAAGGAGAGTCATCTGCGTCTGAAGCAACTGGCAGAATATCTGGAAATTACGGATGTACTTGAAAAATTTCCTATGCAGATGTCCGGTGGTCAGTGTCAGCGTGTGGCAGCAGCCAGGGCTATGATCCTTCATCCTAAACTGATTCTTGCGGATGAACCTACAGGCGCATTGGATAGTAAAAATGCGAAGAATATTATGGAAAAACTCTCCGGTCTGAATCTGGACGAACAGGCCACTATTTTGATGGTGACCCATGATACCAACGCAGCCAGCTTTTGTAAACGAATCCTGTTTATCCAGGATGGAGTGATTTTTCATGAGCTTCGCCGTGGCGATGAAAGCCAGCAGGATTTCTACCAACGTATCCTAAAAGTCATGGCTCAGTTGGGAGGAGGTAGTTGCAATGTTCTCTGA